Proteins from one Algicella marina genomic window:
- a CDS encoding DUF1489 family protein codes for MAGSLNLIKLSVGTESVESLEAWHQTQRQRNAAAGHGDIITHTTRMWPRRDEELLAGGSIYWVIQGVVLARQPIAGLQERRGEDGIRRCAIVLEPGLIRTVPQPRRPFQGWRYLKAEDAPADLEAPQAGEDPLPHELASALAGLGVL; via the coding sequence ATGGCCGGATCGCTCAATCTCATCAAACTCTCGGTCGGAACCGAGAGCGTCGAAAGCCTCGAAGCCTGGCATCAGACCCAGCGACAGCGAAACGCCGCCGCCGGCCATGGCGACATCATCACCCATACCACCCGCATGTGGCCGCGACGGGATGAGGAACTGCTCGCCGGCGGGTCGATCTACTGGGTAATTCAGGGGGTGGTGCTCGCCCGTCAGCCAATCGCCGGATTGCAGGAACGACGGGGCGAGGACGGCATACGCCGTTGCGCCATCGTGCTGGAACCGGGCCTGATCCGCACCGTGCCGCAACCGCGCCGGCCCTTTCAGGGATGGCGCTATCTCAAGGCGGAGGATGCCCCCGCCGATCTCGAGGCGCCGCAGGCAGGGGAAGATCCCCTGCCCCACGAACTTGCCTCGGCTCTCGCCGGTCTCGGCGTACTCTAA
- the hisG gene encoding ATP phosphoribosyltransferase, with translation MLKLGVPSKGRLQADTFAWFAERGIRLERTGDGREYAGRVKGVDGVELVLLSAGEIPRELAAGRIHLGVTGLDLVAEYLSAADGVTEVARMGFGHADLIVAVPKMWIDVDTMDDLDAAASAFRQVHGHRLRVATKYHRLVRTFFRDQGVADYQLVDSQGATEGTVKNRTAEAVADITSTGSTLEANHLKVLRDGMILASQATLFAADRRRWSTEEAETFTKLERSIARS, from the coding sequence ATGCTGAAACTAGGTGTCCCTTCCAAGGGCCGGTTGCAGGCCGATACCTTTGCATGGTTCGCGGAGCGCGGCATCAGGCTGGAAAGAACAGGCGACGGCCGGGAGTATGCAGGCCGGGTGAAAGGTGTCGATGGTGTGGAACTGGTGCTGCTGTCGGCGGGTGAAATTCCGCGGGAACTGGCGGCCGGGCGCATCCATCTGGGCGTAACGGGCCTCGATCTTGTAGCCGAGTATCTCTCTGCCGCCGACGGGGTGACAGAGGTGGCGCGGATGGGGTTTGGCCATGCCGACCTGATCGTGGCAGTGCCGAAGATGTGGATTGATGTCGACACGATGGACGACCTCGACGCCGCGGCGTCGGCCTTCCGGCAAGTGCATGGGCACAGGCTGCGCGTGGCGACGAAGTATCACCGGCTGGTGCGAACCTTCTTTCGCGACCAGGGCGTTGCGGATTATCAGTTGGTGGACAGCCAGGGTGCGACGGAGGGAACGGTGAAGAACCGAACCGCCGAGGCCGTGGCAGATATCACATCCACCGGCAGCACGCTTGAGGCAAACCATCTCAAGGTACTGCGCGATGGCATGATCCTGGCGTCGCAGGCGACATTGTTCGCTGCAGACAGACGCCGCTGGTCGACAGAAGAGGCCGAGACGTTCACGAAACTCGAAAGGTCAATTGCACGGAGTTGA
- a CDS encoding 4-phosphopantoate--beta-alanine ligase, whose amino-acid sequence MRRCTTGWRRQGLRTALVPLTGGLHDGHLSMVRIAKARADRVVVALLNNTGRLCHDGEYTVSARQLSADIEKLEDAAVDLLFLPAEEEFHPQGSATRVAVDVLTDLMCGSNRPGYFDDVTLAVTKVLNIVPSDYALFGEKDWQCTQIMRRLVRDLHIDTEILTCPTVREADGLAMSSRNARMDREARQVARSLYAALKLVADEIANGVPTELSCARAEDGLIASGFDAVDYLECRDGESLRMAMAPFGRARVFGAARIGDVRLIDNVEVPV is encoded by the coding sequence GTGCGTCGCTGCACGACGGGGTGGCGACGACAGGGGCTGCGGACGGCGCTGGTACCGCTGACCGGGGGGCTGCACGACGGCCATCTTTCAATGGTACGCATTGCGAAGGCCCGGGCGGACCGGGTGGTCGTGGCGTTGCTAAACAACACCGGCCGACTGTGCCACGATGGAGAGTATACGGTTTCTGCCCGTCAGCTGTCTGCCGATATCGAAAAGCTGGAGGATGCCGCAGTCGATCTGCTTTTCCTGCCGGCCGAGGAGGAGTTCCATCCGCAGGGCAGCGCAACGCGCGTGGCCGTGGATGTCCTGACGGACCTGATGTGTGGCAGCAACCGGCCGGGCTACTTCGATGATGTGACGCTGGCGGTAACGAAGGTGCTGAACATCGTACCGTCAGACTATGCGCTGTTTGGCGAGAAGGATTGGCAGTGCACGCAGATCATGCGGCGTCTGGTGCGCGATCTGCATATCGACACGGAAATCCTGACCTGTCCGACGGTGCGGGAGGCCGACGGGCTGGCGATGTCCTCCCGGAATGCGAGGATGGACCGGGAGGCCCGACAGGTGGCGCGGTCGCTCTATGCGGCGCTGAAACTGGTGGCGGACGAGATTGCGAACGGCGTACCTACGGAGCTTTCCTGCGCGCGGGCGGAGGACGGGTTGATAGCATCGGGTTTCGATGCCGTCGACTATCTGGAATGCCGGGACGGCGAGAGCCTGCGCATGGCGATGGCGCCGTTCGGGCGGGCACGGGTGTTCGGGGCCGCCCGAATCGGCGATGTGCGGTTGATCGACAATGTCGAGGTGCCTGTCTGA
- a CDS encoding winged helix-turn-helix transcriptional regulator produces MSQKKSEPLSEIVLRGELLSAACPSREVMRHVTSRWGVLILIVLATGTHRFSALRRKIGGVSERMLSQSLQALEGDGFVRRVSRPVVPPHVEYSLTPLGQELAVRVRALADWIEINMPRIVEGRETEEACADDR; encoded by the coding sequence ATGTCACAAAAGAAATCCGAACCTCTGTCCGAAATCGTCCTGCGCGGCGAACTGCTTTCCGCCGCCTGTCCGTCGAGAGAGGTCATGCGCCACGTCACCAGCCGTTGGGGCGTGCTGATTCTCATCGTGCTGGCCACCGGCACGCACCGGTTCAGCGCCCTGCGCCGCAAGATCGGCGGCGTCAGCGAACGCATGCTGTCCCAGTCACTTCAGGCGCTGGAAGGCGACGGTTTCGTTCGCCGCGTCTCGCGCCCCGTAGTGCCGCCCCACGTGGAATATTCCCTGACACCGCTCGGGCAGGAACTGGCGGTCAGGGTCCGCGCCCTCGCCGATTGGATCGAGATCAACATGCCGCGCATCGTTGAAGGCCGGGAGACCGAAGAGGCGTGCGCGGACGACCGTTGA
- a CDS encoding ATP phosphoribosyltransferase regulatory subunit: MSLAGEALAALEAETSRLLAAFVEAGAERVSPAVLQPAETLLDLYGEDIRARAFVVRDGLTEAMLRPDFTVPVVQRHMAEGAEPARYCYAGPVWRRQSAGSDRPTEYHQAGFELFDGSDRAAADAEVFSLIAGLMQDLPVSVSTGDTGLLRAVVAGLDTSDARKAALMRHIWRPARFARLVQRFSRPGAAKAELIAAAERGEAAAMIDASGKAVGLRSKAEVLERVARLVDDAGVAPLKDSDVKLMDTVLGLKGSVASAFGVLEGLVAQAPALAPAVTRFGKRVSALAARGVDVEKLAFEGTFGRTTLEYYDGFVFGFFDPTRGDGPSLASGGRYDALTAALGRGRAIPAVGGIIRPELVLALREGVGRC, translated from the coding sequence ATGTCGCTGGCAGGGGAGGCATTGGCCGCGCTGGAGGCGGAGACCTCCCGCTTGCTGGCGGCCTTCGTCGAAGCCGGGGCGGAGCGGGTTTCGCCTGCCGTATTGCAACCTGCGGAAACCCTGCTGGACCTCTACGGGGAGGATATCCGCGCCCGGGCGTTCGTGGTGAGGGACGGGCTGACGGAGGCCATGCTGCGGCCGGATTTCACGGTGCCGGTTGTGCAGCGTCACATGGCGGAGGGCGCGGAGCCGGCCCGTTACTGCTATGCCGGGCCGGTGTGGCGGCGTCAGTCGGCGGGGTCGGACCGGCCGACTGAGTACCATCAGGCCGGGTTCGAACTGTTCGATGGTTCCGACCGCGCGGCGGCGGATGCGGAGGTGTTCAGCCTGATCGCGGGACTGATGCAGGATCTGCCGGTTTCGGTTTCCACAGGCGATACCGGGCTTTTGCGGGCAGTTGTAGCCGGACTGGATACATCCGATGCCCGCAAGGCGGCGCTGATGCGGCATATCTGGCGGCCGGCGCGGTTCGCGCGGCTGGTACAGCGGTTCAGCCGACCGGGGGCGGCCAAGGCGGAACTTATCGCGGCGGCGGAGCGCGGCGAGGCGGCAGCTATGATCGATGCGTCGGGCAAGGCCGTGGGTCTGCGGAGCAAAGCCGAAGTGTTGGAGCGCGTGGCGAGACTGGTTGATGATGCCGGGGTAGCGCCGCTGAAGGACAGTGATGTGAAACTGATGGACACGGTGCTGGGCCTGAAGGGCAGTGTCGCCTCTGCCTTCGGCGTACTGGAAGGATTGGTGGCGCAGGCACCGGCTCTGGCCCCTGCGGTGACGCGGTTCGGCAAACGGGTTTCGGCACTGGCGGCGCGGGGTGTCGATGTGGAGAAGCTGGCCTTTGAAGGCACGTTCGGGCGGACGACGCTGGAATATTATGACGGATTTGTCTTCGGCTTTTTCGATCCGACGCGTGGCGACGGACCTTCGCTGGCCTCCGGCGGGCGCTATGATGCATTGACGGCGGCCTTGGGGCGCGGCCGGGCCATTCCGGCCGTTGGAGGTATCATCCGCCCCGAACTGGTACTGGCGCTGCGTGAGGGTGTGGGCCGATGCTGA
- a CDS encoding adenosylcobalamin-dependent ribonucleoside-diphosphate reductase, with amino-acid sequence MSRFAAPISASIWDMKYRFKTPEGVALDETVEDSWRRVAKALAAVEVEPEAWEERFYRALEDFRFLPAGRILAGAGTERSVTLFNCFVMGTIPDDMGGIFDMLREAALTMQQGGGIGYDFSTIRPRGASVKGVGADASGPLSFMDVWDAMCRTIMSAGSRRGAMMATMRCDHPDIEDFISAKRDPARLRMFNLSVLVTDGFMAAVKADGAWDLVFGSKVYRTVQARDLWNMIMRSTFEYAEPGVIFIDRINQRNNLAYAETIAATNPCGEQPLPPYGACLLGSINLARLVSDPFGEGAALGEAALDDLVAVAVRMMDNTVDASRFPLEAQAAEARAKRRIGLGVTGLADALLMVGERYGSEGAARLTERWLERIARAAYLASAQLAKEKGAFPLFDAEAYLSGETMKAMPQDVRNAVAENGIRNALLTSIAPTGTISLYAGNVSSGIEPVFAYAYTRKVLQKDGTRTEEEVVDYAVQLWREKFGDAALPEYFVNAQTLAPLEHVRMQAAAQKWVDSSISKTINCPEDISFADFKEVYMAAWDQGCKGCTTYRPNDVTGSVLSVDVKAEAPAAAPEPVLPTGAEIKEQRVAMDMTLQSLAEAVGCEEAELSRIERGALALAEFEGRQMLLDVLGWEDEAGADAHSTETGDIDRPAPALVETGGSEVVYLAEKLDRPEALEGNTYKIKWPESEHAIYITINDVIVGGQRRPFEVFINSKNMEHFAWTVALTRMISAVFRRGGDVSFVVEELKAVFDPRGGAWMGGKYVPSILAAIGGVIERHMIAIGFLAGEGQGAKSDPQLAAMAVGERPRGAACPNCGQFAMQMREGCMTCAECGHSKCG; translated from the coding sequence ATGAGCCGTTTCGCCGCGCCGATTTCCGCCTCCATCTGGGACATGAAGTACCGGTTCAAGACGCCCGAGGGCGTGGCGCTGGACGAGACTGTCGAGGACAGCTGGCGACGGGTGGCAAAGGCACTGGCGGCCGTGGAGGTGGAGCCGGAGGCGTGGGAAGAGCGGTTCTACAGGGCACTGGAGGACTTCCGCTTTCTGCCGGCCGGTCGCATTCTGGCCGGGGCGGGTACCGAACGCTCCGTTACGCTGTTCAACTGTTTCGTTATGGGCACGATTCCCGACGACATGGGCGGCATCTTCGACATGCTGCGCGAAGCGGCGCTGACGATGCAGCAGGGCGGTGGGATCGGTTACGATTTTTCCACCATCCGGCCGCGGGGGGCCAGCGTGAAGGGCGTGGGCGCGGATGCCTCTGGACCTTTGAGTTTCATGGATGTGTGGGACGCGATGTGCCGCACGATCATGTCCGCCGGATCGCGGCGCGGGGCGATGATGGCGACGATGCGCTGCGATCACCCCGACATCGAGGATTTCATTTCGGCCAAGCGCGATCCCGCGCGGCTGCGCATGTTCAACCTGAGCGTTCTGGTGACCGATGGCTTCATGGCCGCGGTGAAGGCGGACGGGGCCTGGGATCTGGTGTTCGGAAGCAAGGTGTACCGCACGGTGCAGGCGCGGGATCTGTGGAACATGATCATGCGCTCGACCTTCGAATATGCCGAGCCGGGCGTGATTTTCATCGACCGGATCAACCAGCGCAACAACCTGGCATATGCCGAGACCATCGCCGCCACGAACCCCTGCGGCGAGCAGCCGTTGCCGCCCTATGGCGCGTGCCTGCTGGGGTCGATCAACCTTGCGCGGCTGGTGAGCGACCCGTTTGGGGAAGGCGCGGCCCTGGGCGAGGCGGCGCTGGACGATCTGGTAGCGGTGGCGGTGCGGATGATGGACAACACCGTCGATGCCTCGCGCTTTCCGCTGGAGGCGCAGGCGGCAGAGGCGCGGGCCAAGCGGCGGATCGGGCTGGGGGTGACGGGGCTTGCGGATGCGCTGCTGATGGTCGGCGAGCGGTACGGATCGGAAGGAGCGGCGCGTCTGACGGAGCGCTGGCTGGAGCGGATCGCCCGCGCCGCCTACCTGGCGTCGGCGCAACTGGCGAAGGAGAAGGGGGCGTTCCCGTTGTTCGATGCGGAGGCCTATCTGTCGGGCGAGACGATGAAGGCGATGCCGCAGGATGTGCGCAACGCGGTGGCCGAGAACGGCATCCGCAACGCGCTGCTGACCTCGATCGCGCCGACGGGCACCATCAGCCTTTATGCGGGCAACGTGAGTTCGGGCATCGAGCCGGTGTTCGCCTATGCCTACACGCGCAAGGTGTTGCAGAAGGATGGCACGCGAACCGAAGAGGAGGTCGTGGATTACGCGGTACAGTTGTGGCGCGAGAAATTCGGCGATGCGGCTCTGCCGGAGTATTTCGTCAACGCCCAGACGCTGGCGCCGCTGGAGCATGTGCGGATGCAGGCGGCGGCGCAAAAGTGGGTGGATTCCAGCATTTCCAAGACGATCAACTGCCCGGAGGACATCTCTTTCGCCGATTTCAAGGAGGTCTACATGGCCGCCTGGGATCAGGGCTGCAAGGGCTGCACGACCTACCGGCCGAACGACGTGACCGGCAGTGTGCTGAGCGTGGATGTAAAGGCGGAGGCACCGGCCGCCGCGCCGGAACCGGTTTTACCGACGGGCGCGGAGATCAAGGAGCAGCGTGTGGCCATGGACATGACGCTGCAGTCGCTGGCAGAGGCGGTGGGCTGCGAGGAGGCGGAACTTTCGCGGATCGAGCGCGGGGCGCTGGCGCTGGCGGAGTTTGAGGGGCGGCAGATGCTGCTGGATGTTCTTGGCTGGGAGGATGAGGCCGGGGCGGACGCGCATTCAACTGAAACCGGAGACATCGACCGGCCCGCCCCCGCCCTGGTAGAGACGGGCGGCAGCGAGGTCGTCTACCTCGCCGAGAAGCTCGACCGGCCGGAGGCGCTGGAGGGAAATACCTACAAGATCAAGTGGCCGGAGAGCGAGCACGCGATCTACATCACTATCAACGACGTGATCGTCGGTGGCCAGCGGCGGCCGTTCGAAGTTTTCATCAACTCCAAGAACATGGAGCATTTCGCCTGGACGGTGGCGCTGACGCGGATGATCTCGGCGGTGTTCCGGCGCGGCGGAGACGTGAGCTTCGTGGTTGAAGAGTTGAAGGCCGTGTTCGACCCCCGGGGCGGTGCTTGGATGGGCGGCAAGTACGTGCCCTCGATCCTCGCGGCCATTGGCGGGGTGATCGAGCGCCATATGATCGCCATCGGTTTTCTGGCCGGGGAGGGGCAGGGCGCCAAGAGCGACCCGCAACTGGCGGCAATGGCGGTTGGCGAGCGGCCGCGGGGGGCCGCCTGCCCGAACTGCGGCCAGTTCGCAATGCAGATGCGCGAGGGCTGCATGACCTGTGCGGAATGCGGGCACTCGAAATGCGGGTGA
- a CDS encoding GFA family protein: MHGHCTCGEIRYQLTAPPLFVHCCHCRWCQRETGSAFVINALMIADEVALIRGRPDVIMTPTESGSGQRITRCPTCKVAVWSVYSGAGPKFLFLRTGTLDEPDGYPPDIHIFTESKQPWVILPPSVPVMPQYYDRKAHWSEDSLARRAAVLARQ, encoded by the coding sequence ATGCACGGCCACTGCACCTGCGGCGAAATCCGGTATCAACTCACCGCGCCGCCACTTTTCGTCCACTGTTGCCACTGTCGTTGGTGCCAGCGCGAAACCGGCTCCGCCTTTGTCATCAATGCCTTGATGATCGCCGACGAAGTCGCGCTCATCCGCGGTCGGCCAGACGTGATCATGACGCCCACCGAGAGCGGCTCGGGCCAACGGATCACTCGCTGCCCCACCTGCAAGGTCGCGGTCTGGAGCGTCTACTCCGGCGCCGGTCCGAAGTTCCTGTTCCTGCGCACCGGCACGCTTGACGAGCCAGACGGCTACCCGCCCGACATCCACATCTTCACCGAAAGCAAGCAACCGTGGGTCATCCTGCCTCCGTCGGTACCCGTCATGCCGCAATACTACGATCGCAAGGCCCACTGGTCGGAGGATAGTCTTGCCCGCCGCGCGGCCGTCCTGGCACGGCAATAG
- a CDS encoding NAD(P)/FAD-dependent oxidoreductase codes for MKFESIWAATAPVEPDLPALTTNAEASVLVIGGGFLGLSTALHLAEAGVDVMLLEAEAPGYGASGRNGGQVIPGLKDDPDALDRLFGPQATAFAGATADVLFDLVDRLSLDCDAARTGWIQAGSKRVHADILRPRMKQWAARGADVGWLDGGQMAAATGSDVFLNGWIDRRAGKVHPLKYAYGLARAAQAAGARIHARSPVAGLRRAGDGWLATLAAGHEVKTDRVVLATNAYTPPQLNRRLPRAIVPAHSFQVATAPLGEAQLAHILPGGAAVSEVRRVGTYFRIGPENRLMIGGRGSFAEPRGAEAFREIEAELARLFGQGMEVTHRWFGRLGMTPDHRLRLCALSGGLFAITGFNGRGVALSTALGKALAEHLAAGTPLPLPVERHIRTLPLHGMHRIYGSLVIEFERLRDALDR; via the coding sequence ATGAAATTCGAATCCATCTGGGCGGCGACAGCGCCGGTGGAACCGGACCTGCCAGCGCTGACGACGAATGCGGAAGCCAGCGTGCTGGTCATTGGCGGCGGCTTTCTTGGGCTTTCGACGGCACTGCATCTGGCTGAGGCTGGAGTGGACGTTATGCTGCTGGAGGCCGAAGCGCCGGGATACGGTGCATCGGGGCGCAATGGCGGGCAGGTGATACCCGGGCTGAAAGACGACCCGGATGCACTCGACAGGCTTTTCGGGCCGCAGGCAACCGCGTTTGCAGGTGCGACGGCGGATGTGCTGTTTGACCTTGTCGATCGGCTGAGCCTGGACTGTGATGCCGCGCGGACGGGCTGGATACAGGCGGGGAGCAAGAGGGTGCATGCAGACATCCTGCGACCGCGGATGAAACAATGGGCGGCGCGTGGGGCGGATGTCGGCTGGCTGGACGGTGGCCAGATGGCCGCTGCCACAGGCAGCGACGTTTTTCTGAATGGCTGGATCGACAGGCGGGCCGGCAAGGTTCACCCGCTGAAATACGCCTATGGGCTGGCGAGGGCGGCGCAGGCGGCAGGGGCAAGAATTCATGCCCGCTCGCCTGTGGCAGGGCTCCGACGGGCCGGTGACGGCTGGTTGGCGACGCTGGCGGCAGGCCATGAGGTGAAGACCGATCGGGTGGTGTTGGCCACCAACGCCTACACGCCGCCGCAGCTGAACCGACGCTTGCCGCGGGCGATCGTGCCGGCCCACAGTTTCCAGGTCGCGACCGCACCCCTCGGTGAGGCGCAGCTGGCACACATCCTACCGGGAGGCGCTGCCGTATCCGAGGTAAGGCGGGTGGGCACCTATTTCCGGATCGGTCCGGAAAACCGCCTGATGATCGGTGGGCGCGGGAGTTTCGCCGAGCCGCGCGGAGCGGAGGCTTTTCGGGAGATCGAGGCGGAACTGGCGCGCTTGTTCGGGCAGGGGATGGAGGTGACGCATCGCTGGTTCGGACGCCTGGGTATGACGCCCGATCACCGATTGCGCCTTTGTGCACTGTCGGGTGGGTTGTTTGCGATTACCGGTTTCAACGGTAGGGGCGTGGCACTCTCGACGGCGCTGGGTAAGGCGCTGGCGGAGCATCTGGCAGCAGGGACGCCGTTGCCACTGCCGGTGGAGCGGCATATCCGGACGCTGCCGCTGCACGGAATGCACCGGATTTATGGCTCCCTAGTCATCGAGTTCGAGCGACTGCGCGATGCGTTGGACCGCTGA
- a CDS encoding potassium channel family protein, with the protein MVKETRTFAVIGLGAFGSTVASELARFGNKVIGVDRDERRVAQMANTLQSTVILDTTDEQALREAGIDRYQVGLIAIGRDVEASILTTMNLRLIGIETIWVKASSKTHHRILAKLGADRVILPEQEMGRHTAQMLNNPVVKDYVSLGNGFSVVNIEVPERLAGRSLADLKLAEAEGLRLLGLMRGTEYFEPGLTDMALEKDDRLMVLGRRPELRLFGDRL; encoded by the coding sequence ATGGTCAAGGAAACTCGGACATTCGCGGTGATCGGACTGGGCGCTTTCGGTTCGACCGTTGCGTCGGAGCTGGCCCGTTTCGGCAACAAGGTGATCGGTGTTGATCGCGACGAGCGTCGGGTGGCGCAGATGGCGAACACGCTGCAGTCGACCGTTATTCTCGACACCACCGATGAGCAGGCGCTGCGTGAAGCGGGGATCGACCGCTATCAGGTCGGGCTGATTGCGATCGGCCGGGACGTGGAGGCCAGCATTCTGACGACAATGAATCTGCGACTTATCGGCATCGAGACCATCTGGGTGAAGGCGTCAAGCAAGACACATCACCGGATTCTGGCCAAGCTGGGCGCGGACCGTGTGATCCTGCCGGAGCAGGAGATGGGGCGCCATACGGCCCAGATGCTGAACAACCCGGTGGTGAAAGACTACGTGAGCCTGGGCAATGGTTTCAGCGTGGTGAACATCGAGGTGCCGGAGCGGCTGGCGGGCAGATCGCTGGCGGATCTGAAGCTTGCTGAGGCAGAGGGTTTGCGGCTGCTGGGATTGATGCGGGGAACTGAATACTTTGAGCCGGGGCTGACGGACATGGCGCTGG
- a CDS encoding SDR family oxidoreductase, whose amino-acid sequence MIAVTGATGQLGRLVIEALLRTEAPGSVAALVRSTDKAADLSALGVVVRSADYDKPETLGPALEGVDRLLLISSSEVGKRAEQHKAVIAAAKAAGVGLVAYTSILRADTSPMALAEEHNQTEAALASAGVRHVVLRNGWYTENYAGGISAAPEHGAMIGSAGEGRIAAASRRDYAEAAAAVLVSAEDQAGKVYELAGDDAFTMAELAAEVARQSGKPVVYNDLPEAAYKEALVGMGLPDGLAAILADSDAKAAEGALFDDGRALSALIGRPTTPVAKIVADILRG is encoded by the coding sequence ATGATTGCGGTGACAGGTGCGACCGGCCAGCTTGGCCGATTGGTGATCGAGGCGCTTTTGCGTACGGAGGCGCCGGGAAGTGTCGCGGCGCTGGTGCGCAGCACGGACAAGGCTGCGGATCTGTCGGCGCTGGGTGTTGTGGTGCGTTCGGCGGATTACGACAAACCGGAGACTCTGGGCCCCGCACTTGAAGGCGTCGACAGGCTGCTGCTGATTTCCTCCAGCGAGGTCGGCAAGCGGGCGGAACAGCACAAGGCCGTGATCGCGGCGGCGAAGGCCGCCGGTGTCGGTCTGGTGGCCTATACCTCGATCCTGCGTGCCGATACCTCGCCGATGGCGCTGGCCGAAGAGCACAACCAGACGGAGGCGGCGCTGGCCAGCGCGGGCGTTCGGCATGTGGTGTTGCGGAACGGCTGGTACACGGAGAATTACGCCGGTGGCATCAGCGCCGCGCCAGAGCATGGCGCGATGATCGGCAGCGCCGGTGAGGGGCGGATTGCCGCGGCGTCGCGACGTGACTACGCGGAGGCCGCGGCCGCGGTGCTGGTGAGTGCGGAGGATCAGGCGGGAAAGGTTTACGAACTGGCGGGTGACGATGCGTTCACGATGGCGGAACTTGCTGCCGAAGTCGCGCGTCAGTCGGGCAAGCCGGTTGTCTATAACGACCTGCCTGAAGCGGCCTACAAGGAAGCGCTGGTCGGAATGGGGCTGCCGGACGGCCTCGCTGCCATTCTTGCCGACAGCGATGCAAAGGCGGCTGAAGGCGCGTTGTTCGATGACGGCAGGGCACTGTCGGCGCTGATCGGGCGGCCGACGACGCCGGTGGCGAAAATCGTAGCCGATATTCTGCGCGGCTGA